In Nicotiana tabacum cultivar K326 chromosome 19, ASM71507v2, whole genome shotgun sequence, one DNA window encodes the following:
- the LOC107828136 gene encoding LOB domain-containing protein 20-like, producing the protein MDEPSSDGTSENRRKGPGKRATGAVEPLASITLLTSTAPCGACKFLRRKCISGCIFAPHYGSDQGAARFAAVHKVFGASNVSKLLLHIPANRRHDAVVTITYEAQARLSDPVYGCVSTILALQQQVASLQAELAVVQTQLINNRYAMENALQTSQQQHHLQQQQLHQEHNIAILQPTYSNNSSVSNNNLINNINSANTFNSTAFDQLPDDTCATNVPNNSPSFDPIHQEDEEDEESHNSIAFTNQMFH; encoded by the exons ATGGATGAGCCATCAAGTGATGGCACATCGGAGAATCGACGTAAGGGCCCTGGAAAGCGTGCTACCGGAGCCGTGGAGCCACTAGCTTCTATAACACTTCTGACTTCCACGGCTCCTTGTGGTGCATGCAAGTTCTTGAGAAGAAAATGCATCAGTGGGTGCATTTTTGCACCCCATTATGGCTCCGACCAAGGCGCGGCTCGGTTCGCGGCCGTGCACAAGGTGTTTGGAGCCAGCAATGTGTCTAAGTTATTGTTGCATATTCCGGCTAACCGGCGCCATGATGCGGTGGTCACTATAACTTATGAAGCTCAGGCTAGACTCTCGGATCCTGTTTATGGTTGTGTTTCGACCATCCTTGCTTTGCAACAACAG GTGGCATCCTTACAAGCAGAGCTAGCAGTAGTGCAGACACAACTAATAAACAACAGATATGCAATGGAAAATGCTTTACAAACttcacaacaacaacatcatCTTCAGCAGCAACAACTCCACCAAGAACATAACATTGCAATTCTACAGCCAACTTACTCAAACAATTCTTCTGTTTCAAACAACAACCTCATCAACAACATTAACAGTGCTAATACTTTCAATTCCACTGCTTTTGATCAGCTGCCTGATGATACTTGTGCTACAAATGTCCCTAATAATTCTCCAAGTTTTGATCCCATTCATCAAGAGGATGAGGAGGACGAAGAGAGTCATAATTCTATTGCTTTTACTAATCAAATGTTTCATTGA